The segment TGGACGAGCCCACCACGGGGCTCCATTTCGAGGACATCCGTAAGTTGCTCATGGTGCTGCAGGGTTTGGTGGACAAGGGCAACACGGTCATCACCATTGAACACAACCTTGACGTCATCAAGTCCGCCGACTGGATTGTGGATCTTGGCCCCAATGGCGGTTCAGGCGGCGGGCGCATCGTTGCAACGGGTACGCCCGAACAGGTTGCCAAGTCCACGGAAAGCCATACCGCTACCTTCCTGGCGGAGATTCTCGGCTAGTCCTGTGTGAACGGCCGGGGAATATTTCGGTGGCGGTCCAAGTATTCCCTGGCCGGCATGTGAGTTTCAGGCATGCCTCAACTCGTGAGAAACTAACCCGGTGACTCAAACAATGGTGCCCGTAATCTTTGATCTGGACGGCACCCTTGTCGATCCTGCAGGTGGCATAACAGGCGGCATCGCCGCGGCCCTGGGCGAAATGGGCCTCCGTGTCCCGGAACAAGCCGTGCTGGACTCCATGGTTGGACCCAAGCTCAGCGATTCCCTGGAACACATTGCCGGGGTTCCCGCGGGAAAAGTCGACGAAGTCATTGGGCTTTACCGCAGCTACTACCGTTCCGTGGGAATCGGTCAAAGCCGCCTCTATCCTGGTATCCGTGAGCTCCTGCAGTTCTTCGCGGAGTCGCGGCGGCCGGTTGCCGTGGCCACCCAGAAACCTCAAGGCTTGGCGCACATCGTGTTGGAGCACCACGGCATTGCCGGTTTCTTTGCATCCATCTGCGGTGCCCCGGACGACGAGTCAATGGCCGCCAATACAGCTCCGGGCAAGGTGGCGATCGTTGGTGCTGCGCTGGCCACGTTGCGTTCCCAGCCCGCGGTGATGGTCGGGGACCGCCACCAGGATGTTGCCGGTGCCATGGCCAACGGACTCGACTGCATCGGGGTCAGTTGGGGATTTGCGCCCGACGGCGAACTTCAGGAGGCAGGCGCCGTCGCTGTCGTGGACAACGCGGCGCAGCTGTTGAAGAAGATCGAAGAACTTGACGCTGTCCGCGCGGCGGCCCTGAGCGAGGTGCAGAACGATGGAAGCCTTTGATGTCATCCGCTGGACCACGCGCGGACTGATTTCCAGCACCTGCCGGCCCACGGTCATCGGGCTGGAAAACGTGCCCAAGGAAGGGCCCTTCATTGTGGCCCCGAACCATTTGTCTTTCCTGGACAGCGTGATTGTCCAGGCCTTGATGCCGCGCCCGGTGGGCTTCTTTGCCAAGGCCGAGTACTTCACGACCAAAGGCTTCAAAGGCCTCGCGATGAAGGCGTTCTTCCAGGCAGTTGGATCCATTCCGGTGGAACGCGGAGAGCAGGCAGCCAGCGTGCAGGCCCTCAAGACCCTCCTGGACATCCTGGAGAACGGACGCGGCATCGGTATCTATCCGGAGGGGACCCGCTCCCGCGACGGCTTGCTCTACCGCGGGCGTACCGGGGTCGGCTGGCTTGCCCTGACCACGGGGGCGCCCGTGGTGCCGGTTGGCCTCATCGGCACGGACAAGCTGCAGCCTGTGGACCGCAACACCGTTCGTCCACAGCATTTCACCATGAAGGTCGGCGAGCCGCTGTACTTCGAGAAGACCGGTCCGGACCATTCCCTGCCTGCCAGGCGCGAAGTCACTGACAAGATCATGGATGCCATTGCGGTATTGAGCGGCCAGGAACGCTCCACCAGCTACAACCAGAGCAAGTCCGCGGAGTAGCTTCGGTGGGCTGGCCGGCCCGTACGGGGGAGTGCGATTCCCTTACTAGACTGGATCTGTGGCAGATCCAGCGAGTTATCGACCCCAGACGGGAGAAATCCCCACCACCCCCGGCGTCTATCGGTTCCGGGATCCGCACGGCCGTGTCATCTACGTGGGCAAGGCGAAGAACCTCCGCTCCCGGCTGAACTCATACTTCGCCAACCCTGCGGGTTTGCTGCCGAAGACGCATGCGATGGTGCACGCGGCCAGCAGTGTCGAATGGACGATGGTGGGCAGCGAGCTTGAGTCGCTTCAGCTCGAATACACCTGGATCAAGGAATTCAAGCCCCGCTTCAACGTCGTCTTCCGCGATGACAAGACCTATCCGTACCTTGCCGTGAGCATGGGGGAGAAGCTCCCGCGGGTCCAGGTCATGCGCGGGGAGCGCCGCAAAGGCACTCGCTACTTCGGGCCGTACACAGCCGGGGCCATCCGCGAAACCATGGACACCCTGCTGCGGGTCTTTCCGGTCCGCAGCTGCAGTCCCGGCGTGCTGAAGCGCGCCCAGGCCAGTGGTCGGCCTTGCTTGCTCGGCTACATCGACAAATGCTCGGCCCCGTGTGTCGGCCGTGTCACCGCCGAGGAGCACCGGGCCATTGCTGAAGACTTCTGCTCGTTCATGGGTGGCGAAGCGAAACGCTTCATCACCCGCCTCGAAAAGGACATGGGCGCCGCCGTCGCCGAGCTGGACTACGAACGGGCAGCGCGGCTCCGGGATGACATCATCGCCCTCCGCAAAGTGTTCGAGCGCAACGCGGTCGTGCTTTCCGAAGACACCGACGCGGATGTCTTCGCCCTGCACGACGACGACCTCGAGGCTTCCGTGCAGGTATTCCACGTCAGGGGTGGCCGGGTGCGCGGCCAGCGGGGCTGGGTCGTGGAAAAAGTCGAAGACGCCACCACTCCGGAGCTCATCGAGCACCTGCTGCAGCAGGTCTACGGAGAGGACAGTGACAACCAAGGCCGTATTCCGCGCGAAGTCCTCGTGCCGGAGGTTCCCAGCAACCATCACGAACTGCTTGAATGGCTCGGCGGCCTCCGGGGCGCCAAGGTGGATATCCGGGTGCCGCAGCGTGGTGACAAGGCTGCCCTCATGTCCACCGTCCGCGAAAACGCCGAACAGGCGCTGAAGCTCCACAAAGTCCGGCGGGCGGGCGATATCACCGTGCGCTCCCTGGCGCTCCAGGAGCTTCAGGAAGCGCTCGATCTTCCCGTTCCGCTGCTCCGGATCGAGTGCTACGACATTTCCCATGTGCAGGGCACCAACGTCGTTGCGTCCATGGTGGTGGTGGAGGATGGCCTCCCCAAGAAGGCCGACTACAGGAAGTTCTCCATCACGGGTGCGGCGGCAAGCGACGACACCGCTGCGATGCACGACGTCCTGACCAGGCGCTTCAGGCACTACCTGCAGGATAAATCCGCCCAGCTTCCCAAGAGCGGAGAAGTTCCGAACCCCGGCGCCGGGGAGGCGTCGTCGTCGGATGATGCTGCCCTCACGGGGGCCAAGGCGAGATTCGCCTATCCGCCCAACCTCGTCGTCGTCGACGGCGGGCAGCCCCAGGTGAATGCGGCCGCGAGGGCACTCGCGGAACTGGGGATCGACGACGTCTACGTCGTGGGCCTGGCCAAGCGCCTCGAAGAAGTCTGGTTGCCGGACAGCGACTTCCCGGTGATTCTGCCCCGCACCTCCCAGGGGCTCTACTTGCTCCAGCGCATCCGCGACGAAGCCCACCGTTTCGCCATCACCTTCCACCGGCAGAAGCGTGGAAAGGCGATGACGGTGTCCGCACTCGACGGCGTTCCGGGCCTCGGCGAAGCCAAACGGAAGGCGCTCGTGGCGCATTTCGGCTCCCTCAAGAAGATCAAGGCCGCAACGGCCCTTGAGCTCACGGCCGCGAAGGGGATCGGCCCGGCATTGGCGGAAGCCGTCGTCAGCCATCTGGCGGCGGCCGGCGCCTCCGGAGAGGCCGCTCCTGCCGTGAACATGACCACCGGCGAAATCCTTGAAATTTAGCTAGGGTTATAAGCGGACCCCTCCTCAAGGGGTCCGCTTATGGAGCATCCCAGAAACTTTGGACCATCTCAGAAACGGGGACACTTGATGTCAGAGTCAACAGCAGGATCCGGCGCGGAGCAGGACGGTCTCATCCCCGTCAAGCCTGTCGAAGCGGAACTGCTGGTGGTGACTGGCATGTCCGGCGCAGGCCGCAGCACCGCCTCGGACGCCCTGGAAGACCACGGCTGGTACGTCGTCGAAAACCTCCCGCCGCAGATGCTGGGGACGCTTGCCGAAATCGTCTCGCACGCTCCCCAGTCCATCCCCAAGCTCGCCGTCGTCGTGGACGTGCGCAGCAAAGGCCTCTTCACCGATATCAGGACCGCGCTCGGCGCGCTCAGCGCCAGCGGAATCACCTTCCGCGTCCTCTTCC is part of the Arthrobacter ramosus genome and harbors:
- a CDS encoding HAD hydrolase-like protein; this encodes MVPVIFDLDGTLVDPAGGITGGIAAALGEMGLRVPEQAVLDSMVGPKLSDSLEHIAGVPAGKVDEVIGLYRSYYRSVGIGQSRLYPGIRELLQFFAESRRPVAVATQKPQGLAHIVLEHHGIAGFFASICGAPDDESMAANTAPGKVAIVGAALATLRSQPAVMVGDRHQDVAGAMANGLDCIGVSWGFAPDGELQEAGAVAVVDNAAQLLKKIEELDAVRAAALSEVQNDGSL
- a CDS encoding lysophospholipid acyltransferase family protein, producing MEAFDVIRWTTRGLISSTCRPTVIGLENVPKEGPFIVAPNHLSFLDSVIVQALMPRPVGFFAKAEYFTTKGFKGLAMKAFFQAVGSIPVERGEQAASVQALKTLLDILENGRGIGIYPEGTRSRDGLLYRGRTGVGWLALTTGAPVVPVGLIGTDKLQPVDRNTVRPQHFTMKVGEPLYFEKTGPDHSLPARREVTDKIMDAIAVLSGQERSTSYNQSKSAE
- the uvrC gene encoding excinuclease ABC subunit UvrC, with translation MADPASYRPQTGEIPTTPGVYRFRDPHGRVIYVGKAKNLRSRLNSYFANPAGLLPKTHAMVHAASSVEWTMVGSELESLQLEYTWIKEFKPRFNVVFRDDKTYPYLAVSMGEKLPRVQVMRGERRKGTRYFGPYTAGAIRETMDTLLRVFPVRSCSPGVLKRAQASGRPCLLGYIDKCSAPCVGRVTAEEHRAIAEDFCSFMGGEAKRFITRLEKDMGAAVAELDYERAARLRDDIIALRKVFERNAVVLSEDTDADVFALHDDDLEASVQVFHVRGGRVRGQRGWVVEKVEDATTPELIEHLLQQVYGEDSDNQGRIPREVLVPEVPSNHHELLEWLGGLRGAKVDIRVPQRGDKAALMSTVRENAEQALKLHKVRRAGDITVRSLALQELQEALDLPVPLLRIECYDISHVQGTNVVASMVVVEDGLPKKADYRKFSITGAAASDDTAAMHDVLTRRFRHYLQDKSAQLPKSGEVPNPGAGEASSSDDAALTGAKARFAYPPNLVVVDGGQPQVNAAARALAELGIDDVYVVGLAKRLEEVWLPDSDFPVILPRTSQGLYLLQRIRDEAHRFAITFHRQKRGKAMTVSALDGVPGLGEAKRKALVAHFGSLKKIKAATALELTAAKGIGPALAEAVVSHLAAAGASGEAAPAVNMTTGEILEI